Genomic DNA from Candidatus Hinthialibacter antarcticus:
AGATGGGATTATATCCGCTCGCATCAAAAATGCACGTTATCGCCGCCCGCCTACGAAGGATTCACGAAATATGATATTGTTAAGTGTGCGTTTAACCTTAAAATTTAGCGGGAGGATATTGTAATGAAAGCCTTCAAACTGATAGGGATGCTTGCTGTTGTTGCGTTGGTTTCGTTTAGCGCTTTTGCGGCTGACGACATGCCGAAGATTTATACGGAAGACTTTGAAGACGGCAACGCTGACGGCTGGGAGTTTACCGATTCCAGCGCTTGGCGCGTTGAAGACGATAGCGGCAGCAAAGTGCTTTGCCAATTTAAAATGAGCGAATATGAACCGCCGGTGCGCTCGCCGCACAACATCGCCTGGATCAAAGACCTGTATGTATCCGATTGCGTGATTGACGTGCGCCTCAAATCAACCGGGCGCAACTACGGCCACCGCGATATGTGCGTCTTCTTTAATGAACAAGATTCCAGCCATTTTTACTACGTCCACATGGCGCCAGCGCCGCCGACCGATCCCAACGCCAATAAGATTATGATCGTGAACGGCGAGCCGCGTAAAAACATTTGCACCAAGACCAATCCGGGTTTGCAATGGAAAGACGACACCTATCATCACATTCGCGTAGTACGCGATACGGAATCCGGCTCGATTAAAGTTTACTTTGACGATATGGAAAACACCGTGCTCGAAGCCAAAGACGACACCCTCAAAGCAGGGCGCATCGGTTTTGGCAATTTTGACGACACCGGCTGCATCGACAACATCAGCATCAAAGGCGTCAAGGTCGAAAAATCAGCCGTGAAATAACTCCATCATACCGCATGGCTTTGTGATGGGCCATGAAACGATAAAATGAATCAACCCAATGGGCGGCGCGTTGCGTCGCCCATTGCTCAATAAAACGGTGAGATTGAATGACAGAAGAAACATCAATATTCGGCGGAAACGCCGAAGACAATTTTGAATTTAAGAAAAAACAGCGCCGCTGGTTATCCGGCCATTTTGACGCGGACCTGCCGCCGTGCATCTCCTTTGACTTGGAACCGGTGACCGATATCCCCATTCGCCTTGCAGTCGAAGAAGGCGCGATTCGCAACAAGCGCGATTTGTGCATTTTTAAAACGACGGACGAATGGCGCGAGTTTCCCAAAGGGACCGTTATCATCGCGCAACTTCTCGAAGAAAACGCGCCATACGCGCTGTTCGTCGGCGACGGGCGCAAACTATCGGCAATTGAAAAGAAAATACTCACAAACTCGCAAGACGAGGGCGAGAGTTCTCCGGTAAAGTCAAAACCAAAACAACTTCACGCAACTCAACCCAAGGTCGATGCGCGTACACGAAATCGCCGCCGCAACTTGCGAGCGCGATTGGGTAAACTCGGCGTACAACGCACGTCGCCGCCGTCGCGCAAACGGGCGCAATATCAGAGTATGCAAGAATGGAAAGCGGTTGGTCAGCAGAAAATTTTTACGCGGAGACGCCAGCAGCGATCAAAGAAATAAGTCCAGCAAGGTAAAGCCGAACAGCCCGATGCTGATAACGCCGTTTACATTGAAGAACGCCATGTTGATTCGGCCGATGTCATCGGGACGCACCAGCAGATGCTCAAACAAGATCAAGCCCGCAAACCCGGCTTCGCCCAGAAAAAACCAGCCGCCTAAATTCGCTGTCCAGCCAAATGCGCCGATAAAAATCACGCTGAAGACATGCAAAACGAAAGCGATGCGCAAGGCGTTTTGTTTTCCGAAGCGCACCACAATGGAATGCAAGCCCATCTTTTTGTCGAAGTCTTCATCCAGCAGCGCATAAATCACATCGAAGCCCGCCACCCACAGCAAGACGCCCGCGCCCAGCAAGACTGGCGGCAGCGCAAACCCGCCCGTCACCGCGATCCAAGCGCCGATGGGCGCAATCGCCAGCGAAAGCCCCAACACAAAATGGCAGAACGCGCTAAAACGCTTAAACAGGGAGTATCCACAAACGATCACCAGCGCGACGGGAGAAAGCAAGAGCGCCAATGGGTTGAGCATCCACGCGCCAAAGAAAAACAACGCAACGCAGATAATGAGCAGCACACCCGCTTCGGTC
This window encodes:
- a CDS encoding UbiA-like polyprenyltransferase; protein product: MLINKISNYLGMVRFSHTIFALPFALMSAFVAADGPLQWSVAGWILLCMASARTCAMTFNRMVDAKIDAQNPRTKDRHIPAGAVSMTEAGVLLIICVALFFFGAWMLNPLALLLSPVALVIVCGYSLFKRFSAFCHFVLGLSLAIAPIGAWIAVTGGFALPPVLLGAGVLLWVAGFDVIYALLDEDFDKKMGLHSIVVRFGKQNALRIAFVLHVFSVIFIGAFGWTANLGGWFFLGEAGFAGLILFEHLLVRPDDIGRINMAFFNVNGVISIGLFGFTLLDLFL